In a genomic window of Mucilaginibacter sp. KACC 22063:
- a CDS encoding glycoside hydrolase family 125 protein translates to MHRRKFLQNTGLLSAGVLLSKTGLASMADPYPVVRVPAAKRHFRSEAIESAIKQFKAGVKDTEQTWLFENCFPNTLDTTVFHEMVNGKPDTYVITGDIDAMWLRDSCAQVWPYITFVKSDAKLRELIAGVINRQTTYVLKDAYANAFYKDGSKVSEWKSDHTDMKPGVHERKWEIDSLCYTIRLAYGYWKQTGDTQPFTTEWKSAVATILKTFKEQQRKNGPGSYHFQRETSKPTDTLPGDGYGFPVKPNGLICSMFRPSDDATIFPFLVPSNFFAVVSLKQASEMVKTISGDHQLASELSALAGEVEAALKQHAIYHHPKFGQIYAFEVDGFGNHNLMDDANIPSLLALPYLDAVSVNDPIYQNTRKFVLSDSNPYFYKGKVAEGIGGPHVGKPDMVWPLSIIARGLTSNDDAEIKMCLAMLKRSHADKGFMHESFNKDNAANFSRSWFAWANTIYGEFLWETFKRKPQLFSA, encoded by the coding sequence ATGCACAGACGTAAGTTTTTACAAAATACAGGCTTATTATCGGCTGGTGTGCTGTTATCAAAAACCGGGTTGGCCAGTATGGCAGATCCATACCCGGTGGTAAGGGTGCCTGCTGCTAAACGCCATTTCAGAAGCGAAGCCATAGAAAGCGCTATTAAGCAATTTAAAGCAGGCGTAAAGGATACTGAGCAAACCTGGCTATTTGAAAACTGCTTCCCCAATACTTTGGATACTACCGTTTTTCATGAAATGGTAAATGGTAAGCCGGATACTTATGTAATCACCGGCGATATTGATGCGATGTGGCTGCGCGATAGTTGTGCACAGGTATGGCCTTACATTACATTTGTAAAAAGCGATGCCAAACTGCGTGAATTGATTGCAGGTGTTATCAATCGCCAGACTACCTATGTTTTAAAAGATGCTTATGCCAATGCTTTTTATAAAGATGGTAGCAAAGTAAGCGAATGGAAGTCGGACCATACAGATATGAAACCTGGCGTACACGAGCGTAAATGGGAGATTGATTCGCTTTGCTATACCATTCGTTTAGCTTACGGTTATTGGAAACAAACCGGCGATACCCAACCATTTACCACAGAATGGAAAAGTGCCGTGGCTACTATCTTAAAAACGTTTAAAGAGCAGCAACGTAAAAACGGACCGGGCAGTTATCACTTCCAGCGCGAAACATCCAAACCTACCGATACCTTACCTGGTGACGGTTATGGTTTCCCTGTTAAGCCAAATGGTTTAATCTGTTCCATGTTCCGTCCAAGTGATGATGCTACCATATTCCCATTCCTGGTACCATCAAACTTCTTTGCGGTAGTGAGCCTTAAGCAAGCTTCAGAAATGGTGAAGACCATCAGTGGTGATCATCAGCTTGCTTCAGAATTATCGGCATTAGCTGGCGAAGTTGAAGCCGCTTTAAAACAACATGCCATCTATCATCATCCTAAGTTCGGGCAGATCTATGCTTTTGAAGTAGATGGATTTGGTAACCATAACCTGATGGACGATGCTAACATTCCAAGCTTGCTTGCCTTACCATATCTGGATGCGGTTAGCGTGAATGATCCGATATATCAAAATACGCGTAAGTTTGTGTTATCAGATTCAAACCCTTACTTCTACAAAGGTAAAGTGGCAGAAGGTATTGGTGGCCCCCACGTAGGCAAACCTGATATGGTTTGGCCATTGAGTATCATTGCCCGTGGCTTAACCAGTAATGACGATGCAGAGATCAAAATGTGTTTAGCCATGCTGAAACGTTCGCATGCAGATAAAGGCTTTATGCACGAATCGTTTAATAAAGATAATGCAGCAAACTTCAGCCGTAGCTGGTTTGCATGGGCCAATACTATTTACGGCGAGTTTTTGTGGGAAACGTTTAAACGCAAGCCACAGTTGTTTTCAGCATAA